TTTAAATGTTTCAAATAGACTCTCAAAAAAAAGACCCTCCACCGAAATGAAGGGTCTCCTGATAAGGTGTAAACCTCTGTAAGCCATGTTTTGTCTCACTGATTGGCTCAGGAACACAACCAGTGAGGGCAATCATCTATCTACAGACACTAGATCTGTCTCCATGCGTCGTTCATTTCCATACATGGAGCGCCCCTACCATAAGTTTGGGTTACTCGCTCGCGGGGTTTACCCGTTCCAAACAGTTCGTTTCCAAACTGTATCGTCACTGTGGCACTTTTCAGGATATTAATTGCATAGATTGCTCCTTAGCAACGTTCTCCGCCGTTACTGGTTACCCAGTACCTTAGCTTATTGGGCTAAGCACGAACACTACAAGCATCGCAGCTTGTGCGGGCATGGACTTTCCTCAGCCTACAAAAGTAGACCGCGATCACCCGAAGTTTACACCGGTTAATTAACTATTTAACTTGCGTGGACCATCTTGGTTGCTGTCATCTAGCTTAGCACCAAATACATGCCGTTCAAGATTCGACAGCCGCTTCAAGATATCAAAGTTAGTTACCGTTGGATTAGGTTGCGCACTTTGGACATTTTTGTTCACCGTAACCTGTTTGGTTAACTCATCGTTACGTGACCGTAGGCGCTGATTATTACCAGCTAACTCATCAATTTTGGCATTATATGCCTCATAATCCTTGATCACTTGATCTAGAAATTCATCAACTTCAGCTGGATCATAACCCCGCATCTTAGTTTTGAATTCTTTCTGGAGAATATCCTGAGTTGTAAAATTTAAATTATCCATTCCAATACACCTCATTGCACGTTGTCATTAACATGACTGTTAATAGTATAGCAAAGTTTATTCTGCTTGAAAACCATTTTCTTGATCTTCTTGATAATTATTTGCCATATCTTGTAAATCATCAAAGTCGAGCAAGCTTAATTCGTAATCATGTTGCGCTTGATATCGCTGGATTGCCTCAACTGTATAGTGAGTTTTACCCGGCGCTGTTTCATCATATAATACTAACGCACCATCTGTGTGCGTCAACATGAATTCTTGATAATTTCTTAATTGTTTAGGCGAATGATAGGGTTTATCGCTGACGGCAGCAGAAAAATCGACTTGGCTGCGCAACACTTCTAGCGCCGTTTGGTTCGTCTCATTCCAATTCTTGCCAAAATCAGCAAACGACAGCATCATTGCCGTCTGTAGTTCTGGATAATCTTTTTTTAATTCGGTGGCGACTTCTAGGCCCCACTGCTCAGTTCCTAATTGTCCACCGCTGATCACCCAAGCCAAATGTTGCTCAAAATGGGCAATTATTTCAGCCCGTAACGCGGCTTTAATAATTTTTAACTTTGGTTCGTTAGCGCTGAAAACGCCGAGTTCATAACTACGGTAACCTGTTACCCATAACCGCATAAGCATCCCTTCTTAATTTTATTCCAAAAAAACTTAGTAATTGCTATAATAAAGGCTTAGGAGTGTGATCATATGCCGTTGCATTATCCAAATGGCAACCTCTACCACAATGATGCCAAAGCGCAGCCAAAAAAGCAAATGGCACGCAGCCAAACACGCTTTGATAACCGGGGCATGTCATTAGAAGAGGAAATTAATGAAAGTAACCAATTTTATCGTGCTCACGATATTGCAGTCGTCTATAAAAAGCCGCTGCCATTACAGATCGTTAAAGTTGATTATCCCAAACGTAGCGCCGCAGTAATCAAAGAGGCTTACTTTCGCCAACCATCGACTACTGACTATAATGGTGTGTACCGAGGCTATTATCTTGACTTTGAAGCTAAGGAAACTAAAAATAAAGCCAGCTTCCCGCTGAAAAACTTTCATCAGCACCAGATCGAACACATGCGCCATTGCTTGCGCCAAGCGGGGATCTGTTTTGTTATTATGCGTTTTGTTAGCTTAAATCGTTTATTCGTTTATCCGGCCTCACCATTGATCGCACATTGGGATCAACAAAACACTGGTGGCCGCAAATCTATTCTATTAACTGATATCGAAACCAATGGCTTTGAAGTGCATTACGCTTTAAAACCACGGATCCCTTATCTGACGGCAATCGATCAATTCATTGCCACGTTAACTATTGAAAAAGGAGATCATCATGGCCAATAATAATCAATCACGCGTTGCCCGACATCAAAATGGAGCAAAGAAACCAAAAAAGCGCCATCCGATTCGGCGCATTTTTCTCTGGCTATTAGCCCTATTTGTAGTTATCTTAGTTGCCGGAGGTGGTTTATTCACTTACTACGCAATGAGCGCCCCTAAGGTGACGCAAGCACAGCTTTCTAGTCAATCCTCTTCAGTGATTTACGATAGCTCTGGCAACAAAATTCGCACCTTAGGGCTCGAAAATCGGAGTTATGCTTCTGGCAATGAAATTCCGCAAACTTTAAAGGATGCAATCGTCTCAACCGAAGACCGCCGTTTCTATTCTAATTTTGGGATCGATCCTGTCCGGATACTGGGGGCTGCCTATTCTAATTTTACTGGTAATTCTGGGTTACAGGGCGGGAGTACTTTGACACAGCAATTAGTGAAGTTGGCTGTCTTCTCCACTAAAAAATCAGATCAGACCTTAAGGCGTAAGGCACAAGAAGCTTGGTTAGCAATCAAAGTCGATCGCTCTTACTCCAAGAACCAGATCCTAGAGTTTTACGTCAATAAAGTGCCATTAGCTAACGGTGTCTATGGTATGGGTACCGCCGCTCATTATTACTATAACAAGTCATTAAAAGAATTGGACTTAGCCCAATTAGCGCTGATCGCTGGAATGCCGCAAGCGCCTAACACTTACGATCCTTACACTAACCCAGCAGCAGCTAAGGCACGGCGTGATCTTGTTTTACAGGCAATAGTGACCAACAAAAAAATCACTAGTCAACAAGCAAAACAAGCTGCAGCAGTACCAATCACCGAGGGTTTAGTCGACCAACAAAAGCAAACCAATACGGATACTGATAACGTCACTGATGCCTATATCAGTCAGGTTGTCGCTGAAGTTAAAAAGAAAACTGGATTAAATCCTTATACTGATGGCTTAAAGATCTATACGAACCTAAACATGAAAGTTCAAAAACGACTTTACGATATTGTTAACACGGATAACTACGTTAGTTTCCCAGACGATCTACTACAAACTGGGGTTACGATGACCGACGTTAAAACCGGTAAAGTCACGGCGATGATCGGTGGTCGTAAAACGGGCAACGTTCAGTTTGGACTTAACCGCGCGGTTCAAACTAGTCGTAGTAGTGGCTCGACAATCAAGCCATTACTTGACTACGGTCCAGCAATTGAGTACTTGAATTATTCAACTTACCAACAAATGGAGGATACCAAGTACACTTATGCCGGTACATCAACCCAATTATATGATTGGGACTTTGAGTACATGGGTCGAATCTCACTCCGAACTGCTTTAGCGCAATCACGTAACGTTCCTGCAGTCCGTACTTTAGATAAAGTTGGCTTGACTAAAGCCACGCAATTTATCAACGGTTTGGGCATTACATTCGCAAAACCGTTAGAGTTACAAAATGGGATCGGTGCTGATGTCTCTAGTTTACAAGAAGCTGCCGGTTACGCTGCTTTTGCCAACGGTGGCACCTACTACAAGCCATATTTGATCAATAAGGTGGAAAAGCCAGATGGAACGAGTGAAACCTTTGATCCACAAGGCAAACGCGCTATGAAGTCCTCCACCGCCTACATGATCACTGATGTTTTAAAAGATGTTATCTCTAGTGGTACTGGGACAAGCGCACAAATCAGCGGATTACATCAAGCAGGTAAAACTGGGACTACTAATTACTCCGATGATGAATTAAATAATAGTACTAGCATTTCCAGCAGTATGGCTAAGGATTCTTGGTTCACTGGTTACTCAAAGGATTACGCGATCTCAGTCTGGACTGGTTATGATCAACCGCAACAACATGGATTGACTTCGACCGAGCAACAAGTTGCCGCCAATATTTATCGTGAGTTAATGCAGTACGCAAATACAGAAACAAACGCAAGTGGTGGTAATTGGACTAAGCCAAGTAGCGTGGTTGCGGCCAACATTCTTAAGGGCTCGAATCCAGCACAGTTGGCGGCTAGTGGCGCTTCAAGTAGTCAGGTCACTCGTGAACTATTTGTTCGGGGAACACAGCCGACTACTGTAGCTAGCAGCACTACTTCTAGCAGACGTAAAACGTCAACCAGTAGTTCAAGTATTTCTAGCAGTAGTTCAAGCTTAGCTAGCAGCAGTTTCAGTTCAGCGGTCAGCAGCGCTTCCAGCTCAGCAATTGAACAATCATCAAGTCAAGTTAGTCAAAGTAGTAGCTCAGCAGCTAGTCAAAGTACCAATAACGGTCAATCAAACGCTAATACTGCAACAACAGATACTAACGCAAATCAGAATACGACCAACAGTTCGAACACACAAACACCTAGTAGCAATACTGGTAGTTAAATCAAATAACTAAAAAAGCCTGACGCGGCTACGATTAATTTCGTAATCTACGTCAGACTTTTTTTTAGTTATTTTTTTAATCCTAACCGCCGTTGACCATCAGCACACATACTCAATAACGGACACTGTTCACATTTAGGCGCCCGAGCTAAACAATGATAACGGCCAAAGTAGATCATCCGATGATGGGCAGTGACCCATAGATCTTCCGGTAATAACTTCATCATCCGTTGCTCAATTTCCAACACCGTTGCTTTTTGTGGGACCATCCGTAATCGTTTCGTCACCCGTGTCACATGGGTATCGACTGCAAACGCCGGAATCCCAAAAGCGTCCGCCAGAACGACGTCAGCCGTTTTGCGCCCGACCCCAGGTAATTGCATTAATTCCGCTCTAGTCGATGGCACAACGCCGTTAAAATCGTCTAACAGCGCTTGGCTGGCTGCCTTCATATGTTTTGCTTTATTTCGATACAAGCCAATACTATGAATATCTGCCTGTAAAGCAGTTTCGCTAGCTGCCGCCATCGCTTGTGGATCAGGAAAATCTCTGAATAATTTAGGGGTCACTTTATTGACCGAAATATCCGTTGCCTGTGCACTTAACATTACCGAGATCATATATTGGAATGGTGTTCGTGCATCTAATGATGGCTGGGCGTTAGGAAACATCTTACCCATAATTTCAACCGCTTGTTGTGTTTGCTTTTTTGATAACATCCCCAGTGACTCCTTTCTACTTCACCATTCAGGCTATTAATCAGCCAAAACCGCTAATTAATTTGGCGGTTTTGGACGATGCTGAGCTTGCCGTTGTTCTGCTTAGTCCAATCGACAACGGGCAATCCAACGCTGCTTAAAAATGAACACCCACCACTTGTATACTTGCTAAACAATATTTCTACTTACCGCAAGAATGCCATTTAGTTATTGCTTCTCATCATCGTCAGGCTCCGCCCAATTATACATCGGGATCTGCGGAATATCCTCAGTGGATGATTGCGCTGCCGCACCGGAACTAGGTTGACGTTGTTGCCGCTTTTCCTGTTCTCGTTGGATCTGTTGCTTAGTGGTCAAGTGTTTACGTTCCCAACTTAACAAAATACGATCCATGTATTTCAAACTATAAGCTTGATTCAAAACTGCTTCGCGCAATGCTAACCCGATCACATCTGCTTGATAATGATCTTGGTCTAGCCAAGCCGCAATGGTTTCGTATTCAATCGGTGATAGCGGCCGACCAAACTCGGTTTCGATCTGCTCAAATAATGCTTGCCGCTGATCGGATGATTTTTGTTCGACAACTTGCCGATTTTGTTGACTCAAATAAGTCGCTAATTTGCGATACATCAACGCAAAATCGTATTGATCCTGACTACGACCCTGTTTATCCTGAGTCGTATCGATCGTCAAGATCTTCTTTTGGATCATGCGGTGAATGATCTGATAAACCTGAGTACTAGAAAGCCGCAGTCGCTGAGCGATCGTAGCCATATCTGGAAAATGGTTCCCTGCGTCATAGAAACTCTTTAATTCTAAATAAACCAAAAATTCATCATTGGTGATGCCTAATTCATGAAAATGCGCCAGCAACAGACTGGAAACAGTTGTCTGCCCCGCGTTAATAAATTGCTGCATAAAGGTATCGTCCATATTGCCATCCTTTTCTTAAATATAAAAAGAGTGCCGCAATTGAACCCAACTAGCCGTCCACTTGCCTGACACTCTTTTTATAGCGCTTATGGGTAAATCCGGTTTAACAAACGTGGGAACGGAATTGTTTCCCGCACGTGATCAACACCACAGATCCAAGTCAACGCCCGTTCTAGGCCAAGACCAAAACCAGAATGCGGCACACTACCATATTTACGGAGATCTAGATACCAACTATATTCTTTTGGATCTAACCCAGCTTTTTTGATCTGCTCCAACAAATAATTATAGTCTGTTGCCCGTTCACTACCACCGATGATTTCACCATAACCTTCTGGTGCCAATAAATCAGCACAGATCACCACGTCATCACGGGTTGGATGTGGTTTCATGTAAAACGGCTTGATCTTCTTCGGATAATTTAAAACAAACACGGGTTGCTCAAATTGGTCAGCCAAGAAAGTTTCTTCTGGTGAACCAAAGTCAACGCCCCATTCAACGTCAAAATTATTTTTTTGTAACATCGCAACTGCATCATCGTAACTGATCCGTTGGTAAGGTAATTTAGTGTAGCGTTTTAAGACTTCCTTATCTCGTTCCAATAGATCCAATTCATAATCACAGTGATCCAATACATTTTGAACTAAGTAAGCCACATATTCTTCTTGAATCTTTAGACTTTCTTCTTGATGCATAAAGGCCATTTCTGGTTCTAGCATCCAGAATTCGATCAAATGGCGCCGTGTTTTCGATTCTTCAGCTCGGAAAGTTGGTCCGAAGGTAAAGACCTTGTCAAAAGCTAAAGCACCGGCTTCGGCGTATAACTGTCCACTTTGTGATAGGTATGCATCACGCCCAAAATATTCAGTGTGGAATAATTCAGTCGTGCCTTCTGGCGCACTGCCAGTTAAAATTGGCGCATCCATTTTAATGAAGCCCCGCGCATTAAAGAATTCGTAACTAGCTCGGATCACTTCGTTACGAATCTTCATGATGGCAAAAGGCCGCCGTGAACGTAACCATAAATGACGATGGTCTAACAGAAAATCGATCCCATGTTCCTTTGGTGTGATCGGATAACCTTCACTTTCACCAACAAGCTCTAGATTTGAGATCTCAATTTCATAACCAAACTTAGAACGTGTATCTTGATGGATCGTACCGTACACCCACATACTTGCTTCCTGATGCATTTGCTTAGCCAATTGGAAGATTTCCTCACTGACAGCACTTTTAACTAAAACACCTTGGAAAAAGGCCGTCCCATCACGTAATTGTAAAAAGGCAATTTTGCCGCTGGAACGTTTGTCGGTCAACCAAGCACCGATTTTGACTTCTTCATCGACATGATTTTTGGCATCAATGATATTAATTTGTTGAACCATTAAAAAATTTCCCCTATCTCACTTATTTAGCTATTTTTACTAAAGTAAAAATCACTTATTGCTGCTTTTAAGCTTCCATATTACCTTTAGTTTGAATGAAATC
This is a stretch of genomic DNA from Loigolactobacillus coryniformis subsp. coryniformis KCTC 3167 = DSM 20001. It encodes these proteins:
- the gpsB gene encoding cell division regulator GpsB, with the protein product MDNLNFTTQDILQKEFKTKMRGYDPAEVDEFLDQVIKDYEAYNAKIDELAGNNQRLRSRNDELTKQVTVNKNVQSAQPNPTVTNFDILKRLSNLERHVFGAKLDDSNQDGPRKLNS
- a CDS encoding DUF1273 domain-containing protein gives rise to the protein MRLWVTGYRSYELGVFSANEPKLKIIKAALRAEIIAHFEQHLAWVISGGQLGTEQWGLEVATELKKDYPELQTAMMLSFADFGKNWNETNQTALEVLRSQVDFSAAVSDKPYHSPKQLRNYQEFMLTHTDGALVLYDETAPGKTHYTVEAIQRYQAQHDYELSLLDFDDLQDMANNYQEDQENGFQAE
- the recU gene encoding Holliday junction resolvase RecU, translating into MPLHYPNGNLYHNDAKAQPKKQMARSQTRFDNRGMSLEEEINESNQFYRAHDIAVVYKKPLPLQIVKVDYPKRSAAVIKEAYFRQPSTTDYNGVYRGYYLDFEAKETKNKASFPLKNFHQHQIEHMRHCLRQAGICFVIMRFVSLNRLFVYPASPLIAHWDQQNTGGRKSILLTDIETNGFEVHYALKPRIPYLTAIDQFIATLTIEKGDHHGQ
- a CDS encoding PBP1A family penicillin-binding protein — encoded protein: MANNNQSRVARHQNGAKKPKKRHPIRRIFLWLLALFVVILVAGGGLFTYYAMSAPKVTQAQLSSQSSSVIYDSSGNKIRTLGLENRSYASGNEIPQTLKDAIVSTEDRRFYSNFGIDPVRILGAAYSNFTGNSGLQGGSTLTQQLVKLAVFSTKKSDQTLRRKAQEAWLAIKVDRSYSKNQILEFYVNKVPLANGVYGMGTAAHYYYNKSLKELDLAQLALIAGMPQAPNTYDPYTNPAAAKARRDLVLQAIVTNKKITSQQAKQAAAVPITEGLVDQQKQTNTDTDNVTDAYISQVVAEVKKKTGLNPYTDGLKIYTNLNMKVQKRLYDIVNTDNYVSFPDDLLQTGVTMTDVKTGKVTAMIGGRKTGNVQFGLNRAVQTSRSSGSTIKPLLDYGPAIEYLNYSTYQQMEDTKYTYAGTSTQLYDWDFEYMGRISLRTALAQSRNVPAVRTLDKVGLTKATQFINGLGITFAKPLELQNGIGADVSSLQEAAGYAAFANGGTYYKPYLINKVEKPDGTSETFDPQGKRAMKSSTAYMITDVLKDVISSGTGTSAQISGLHQAGKTGTTNYSDDELNNSTSISSSMAKDSWFTGYSKDYAISVWTGYDQPQQHGLTSTEQQVAANIYRELMQYANTETNASGGNWTKPSSVVAANILKGSNPAQLAASGASSSQVTRELFVRGTQPTTVASSTTSSRRKTSTSSSSISSSSSSLASSSFSSAVSSASSSAIEQSSSQVSQSSSSAASQSTNNGQSNANTATTDTNANQNTTNSSNTQTPSSNTGS
- the nth gene encoding endonuclease III produces the protein MLSKKQTQQAVEIMGKMFPNAQPSLDARTPFQYMISVMLSAQATDISVNKVTPKLFRDFPDPQAMAAASETALQADIHSIGLYRNKAKHMKAASQALLDDFNGVVPSTRAELMQLPGVGRKTADVVLADAFGIPAFAVDTHVTRVTKRLRMVPQKATVLEIEQRMMKLLPEDLWVTAHHRMIYFGRYHCLARAPKCEQCPLLSMCADGQRRLGLKK
- a CDS encoding DnaD domain protein, whose protein sequence is MQQFINAGQTTVSSLLLAHFHELGITNDEFLVYLELKSFYDAGNHFPDMATIAQRLRLSSTQVYQIIHRMIQKKILTIDTTQDKQGRSQDQYDFALMYRKLATYLSQQNRQVVEQKSSDQRQALFEQIETEFGRPLSPIEYETIAAWLDQDHYQADVIGLALREAVLNQAYSLKYMDRILLSWERKHLTTKQQIQREQEKRQQRQPSSGAAAQSSTEDIPQIPMYNWAEPDDDEKQ
- the asnS gene encoding asparagine--tRNA ligase, giving the protein MVQQINIIDAKNHVDEEVKIGAWLTDKRSSGKIAFLQLRDGTAFFQGVLVKSAVSEEIFQLAKQMHQEASMWVYGTIHQDTRSKFGYEIEISNLELVGESEGYPITPKEHGIDFLLDHRHLWLRSRRPFAIMKIRNEVIRASYEFFNARGFIKMDAPILTGSAPEGTTELFHTEYFGRDAYLSQSGQLYAEAGALAFDKVFTFGPTFRAEESKTRRHLIEFWMLEPEMAFMHQEESLKIQEEYVAYLVQNVLDHCDYELDLLERDKEVLKRYTKLPYQRISYDDAVAMLQKNNFDVEWGVDFGSPEETFLADQFEQPVFVLNYPKKIKPFYMKPHPTRDDVVICADLLAPEGYGEIIGGSERATDYNYLLEQIKKAGLDPKEYSWYLDLRKYGSVPHSGFGLGLERALTWICGVDHVRETIPFPRLLNRIYP